From Halotia branconii CENA392, the proteins below share one genomic window:
- a CDS encoding Uma2 family endonuclease, translated as MTITQELDDQKSICQDVIFPPGDLYSNEPPLETELHLRQIILLLQCLESLWKKKNDFYAAGNLTIYYSPRQLKSEYFRGPDFFVVLGTQRKTRKSWVVWEEDGKYPHVIVEILSQSTAKTDKDLKKQIYQETFRTPDYFWFDPFTQEFAGFHLVDGEYQPLQMNEQGHLWSHQLGLHLGIYDGLLRFFTADGQLVPTPEETAEQAEQKVEQAEQKAERLAAKLRELNIDPDTV; from the coding sequence ATGACTATTACTCAAGAATTAGATGATCAAAAAAGCATCTGCCAAGATGTTATATTTCCCCCTGGTGATTTATATAGTAACGAGCCTCCCTTGGAAACAGAACTACATCTACGACAAATAATTCTACTTTTACAATGCTTAGAATCGTTGTGGAAAAAGAAAAATGATTTCTATGCGGCGGGAAACTTGACGATTTACTATAGTCCGCGCCAACTCAAATCAGAATACTTCCGCGGCCCAGACTTTTTTGTAGTGTTAGGAACTCAACGCAAAACCCGCAAAAGCTGGGTAGTCTGGGAAGAAGACGGCAAATATCCTCATGTAATTGTAGAAATTCTTTCCCAATCAACAGCGAAGACAGACAAAGATTTAAAAAAACAAATTTATCAAGAGACTTTCCGCACCCCGGATTATTTTTGGTTTGACCCTTTCACACAAGAGTTTGCAGGATTTCATTTAGTAGATGGAGAATATCAACCTCTGCAAATGAATGAACAAGGACATTTGTGGAGTCATCAGTTAGGATTACATCTGGGAATTTATGATGGATTATTGAGGTTTTTTACAGCAGATGGGCAATTAGTACCCACACCTGAAGAAACGGCAGAACAAGCAGAACAAAAAGTAGAACAAGCAGAACAAAAAGCAGAACGTTTGGCAGCCAAATTGCGCGAATTAAATATTGACCCAGATACAGTTTAG
- a CDS encoding serine/threonine protein kinase — protein MSHITQSAVHCINPDCQRPYPQPWGNKFCNSCGAVLQLLDRYIPIQPLGSGGFAQIYTVWDQKTQTQKVLKVLVDNSPKALELFAQEAAVLINLRHPGVPKVDADGYFQVNLISPKPRQLPCLVMEKINGQTLQEILENYPQGCPEELVLSWFTQAVKILQELHKRQIIHRDIKPSNLMLRTPSPNVPTVNQGGTGWEQLVLIDFGGAKQFNTAMLRRESSSTRLFSSGYSPPEQVVGGNVGPAVDFYALGRTMIELLTGKYPPNLEDPQSGKLRWRTRVNVNRDLADLLDEMVQEDVKSRPANAAIILKRLAKITTGGSQPGLFAQIQDSVRQVLTQTSSQLTLLTQTFDQVLASFSQAVGTTVFLIAKTVIKILQACLATIWAMLLTGMGAGTGAIAGWILGRNTILGDRVAEYIFHQIPELFPNAQTAVGTQIIMFAAAGLGTALGLTISGCFGQRRRFLIASLMGLISYAFGWLFLQLIMSAESSGGVVGVVLVAVFLFTLSLGFRSHHIVYAVITAIGTASILTSLTILFPNTGWQFSSQSLSSGLLVPIAFFSFVGVLISFWLGVSYYLIVPGLRFLGWR, from the coding sequence GTGTCCCACATCACACAGAGTGCTGTTCACTGCATAAATCCTGATTGTCAACGTCCTTATCCTCAACCTTGGGGAAACAAATTTTGCAACAGCTGTGGCGCGGTGCTACAGTTGCTAGATCGCTATATCCCAATCCAGCCTTTGGGTTCGGGAGGATTTGCCCAAATTTATACAGTTTGGGATCAAAAGACTCAGACACAGAAAGTGCTAAAAGTTTTGGTAGACAATTCACCAAAGGCACTAGAATTATTCGCGCAAGAAGCAGCAGTTTTAATTAATTTGCGGCATCCTGGTGTCCCTAAAGTCGATGCTGATGGATATTTTCAAGTAAATTTGATTAGTCCCAAACCACGCCAATTACCTTGCTTGGTGATGGAAAAAATTAATGGACAGACTCTTCAGGAGATACTAGAAAATTATCCTCAAGGATGTCCAGAGGAGTTGGTATTAAGCTGGTTCACCCAGGCGGTAAAGATTTTACAGGAATTACATAAACGTCAAATTATTCACCGCGACATTAAACCTTCAAATTTGATGCTGCGGACTCCTTCACCTAATGTACCTACTGTAAATCAAGGGGGAACTGGTTGGGAACAACTAGTATTAATTGATTTTGGTGGGGCAAAACAATTTAATACAGCCATGCTACGGCGAGAATCTAGTTCAACTCGGTTATTTTCTTCTGGCTATAGTCCACCAGAACAGGTAGTTGGGGGGAATGTAGGGCCTGCGGTTGATTTTTATGCCCTCGGTCGGACGATGATTGAATTACTCACAGGTAAGTATCCGCCAAATTTAGAAGATCCCCAAAGTGGAAAATTACGCTGGCGTACCAGGGTAAATGTAAATCGGGATCTGGCAGATTTATTAGATGAAATGGTGCAAGAGGATGTAAAGTCGCGTCCGGCAAATGCCGCTATAATTCTAAAACGCTTGGCGAAAATTACCACAGGAGGATCACAACCAGGGTTATTTGCTCAAATTCAGGATTCTGTTCGGCAAGTTTTAACCCAAACTTCTAGCCAACTGACACTACTAACTCAAACTTTTGATCAAGTTTTAGCAAGTTTTAGCCAAGCTGTAGGCACAACAGTTTTTTTGATCGCTAAAACGGTTATAAAAATATTACAAGCCTGTCTAGCGACAATTTGGGCGATGCTACTAACTGGTATGGGAGCTGGTACAGGTGCGATCGCTGGCTGGATTTTAGGGCGTAACACAATTTTAGGCGATCGCGTTGCTGAATATATTTTTCATCAGATACCTGAATTATTTCCAAATGCTCAAACTGCTGTAGGAACACAAATTATTATGTTTGCCGCCGCAGGTTTGGGTACAGCATTGGGACTAACGATATCGGGGTGTTTTGGTCAACGGCGGCGGTTTTTGATAGCTTCACTGATGGGTTTAATTAGCTATGCATTCGGCTGGTTATTTTTACAGCTAATTATGTCAGCCGAAAGCAGTGGAGGTGTGGTGGGAGTTGTTTTAGTCGCTGTTTTTTTATTCACCCTCAGTTTAGGTTTTCGCAGTCACCACATTGTTTATGCTGTAATAACTGCAATTGGTACTGCCAGCATTTTGACAAGTTTAACCATTTTATTTCCCAACACTGGCTGGCAATTTTCCAGTCAGTCCCTCTCTTCAGGCTTACTCGTGCCTATTGCTTTTTTCAGTTTTGTGGGTGTTTTAATCAGCTTTTGGTTAGGAGTGAGTTATTACCTAATTGTGCCAGGACTACGCTTTTTAGGCTGGCGTTAA
- the rppB gene encoding two-component system sensor histidine kinase RppB has product MNQNKLFRLTRIRLALYYAIVMGLILSLFAFGFYRSVFHAHVVALDSEIESVAGTLHDSIELKLQEPGRLEPLALKLFSNIDKCRVENSKCIQKQPHPKRHLLGIVTKSSYYIRFFDTSGKLIANAGYYPEGLPDVFNPKTWQFLKNSRGNEYHQITLSLHTQNYQDWGYMQVGRSLEEFNHYLDSVKLILILGLLMAMGMIAGASWWLSGLAMQPIYQSYRQIQQFTADVAHELRTPLAATIATVESALLMSKIDEETRDILQTIQRQNQRLTTLVVDMLMLARLDRQAQKLQHEVCCLDDIVSDLIEEFEAMATAAEVKLTSIIRVKQNLNIIGNADQLYRLVANLIVNAIQYTPKKGEVKVILERSDNYAVIKVQDTGIGIPQHELMRVFDRFYRLSNDRSRNTGGSGLGLAIAQAIIQAHQGKLNVQSEFGKGSTFTVQLWLH; this is encoded by the coding sequence ATGAATCAAAATAAACTGTTTCGGCTTACCCGCATTCGATTAGCTCTGTATTACGCTATTGTTATGGGTTTAATTTTAAGCCTATTTGCTTTTGGCTTTTACAGATCAGTGTTTCATGCACATGTGGTAGCTTTAGACAGTGAAATTGAGTCTGTAGCTGGGACACTGCACGACAGTATCGAACTAAAATTGCAAGAACCTGGACGTTTGGAACCTTTAGCGCTCAAGTTATTTTCAAATATAGATAAATGTAGAGTTGAAAATAGTAAATGTATTCAAAAACAACCGCATCCTAAACGTCATCTTCTGGGTATTGTTACTAAGTCCAGTTACTATATACGTTTTTTTGATACTTCAGGAAAATTAATTGCTAATGCTGGTTATTATCCAGAGGGATTACCTGATGTTTTTAATCCAAAAACTTGGCAATTTCTCAAAAATAGCAGAGGCAACGAATATCATCAAATTACTCTATCTCTGCATACCCAAAATTATCAAGATTGGGGATATATGCAAGTAGGCCGAAGTTTAGAAGAGTTTAATCATTACTTAGATAGTGTAAAACTAATTTTGATATTAGGGTTGCTAATGGCGATGGGTATGATTGCTGGTGCTAGTTGGTGGCTATCAGGATTAGCTATGCAACCAATTTATCAATCCTACCGACAAATTCAACAGTTTACAGCCGATGTCGCACATGAATTAAGAACGCCTTTAGCTGCAACGATCGCAACGGTAGAATCAGCACTATTAATGTCAAAAATAGATGAAGAAACACGGGACATACTGCAAACAATACAGCGTCAAAATCAAAGGCTAACAACTTTAGTTGTTGATATGTTGATGCTAGCACGTTTAGATAGGCAAGCTCAAAAGTTACAGCATGAAGTTTGTTGCCTAGATGATATTGTTAGCGATTTAATTGAAGAGTTTGAGGCAATGGCAACTGCCGCAGAAGTAAAGCTGACATCTATAATCCGAGTTAAGCAAAATCTGAATATTATAGGGAATGCTGATCAGCTTTATCGATTGGTTGCTAACTTAATTGTCAATGCAATTCAATACACACCAAAAAAAGGGGAAGTAAAAGTTATATTGGAACGCAGTGATAATTATGCTGTAATTAAAGTTCAAGATACAGGTATTGGTATTCCACAACATGAACTGATGCGAGTTTTTGATCGTTTTTATCGCTTAAGTAACGATCGCTCTCGTAACACTGGTGGTTCTGGATTAGGATTAGCCATTGCTCAAGCAATTATTCAGGCACATCAAGGCAAATTAAATGTACAAAGTGAATTTGGTAAAGGTAGCACTTTTACAGTTCAATTGTGGCTTCATTGA
- a CDS encoding M20 family metallopeptidase has product MLTRIKDLATKLAPRLIEIRRHIHSHPELSGQEYQTAAFVAGVLSSSGLHVQEGIGKTGVIGELQGTGKDQRLLAIRTDMDALPIQERTGLEYASRTEGVMHACGHDIHTTVGLGTAMVLSQMAEELGGKVRFLFQAAEEIAQGASWMVKDGAMEKVSAVLGIHVFPSIPAGSIGVRYGALTAAADDLEIIIIGESGHGARPHEAVDAIWIASQVITALQQAISRTQNPLRPVVLTIGKISGGRAPNVIADQVQLLGTVRSLHPETRAQLPNWIENIVANVCHAYGARYQVNYRQGVPSVQNDYTLTQLLQSSAEEAWSSDRVQVLPEPSLGAEDFSVYLEHAPGSMFRLGVGYKDRIINYPLHHPEFEVDESAIITGVVTMAYTAYKFWLQE; this is encoded by the coding sequence ATGCTGACCCGTATTAAAGACTTAGCCACAAAACTAGCGCCCCGATTAATTGAGATTCGTCGCCATATTCACTCTCATCCAGAACTCAGCGGTCAAGAGTATCAAACAGCTGCGTTTGTTGCTGGTGTTTTATCTTCTAGTGGTCTCCATGTACAAGAAGGAATTGGCAAAACTGGTGTGATCGGAGAACTGCAAGGTACTGGCAAAGATCAGCGCTTATTGGCAATTCGTACTGATATGGATGCTTTACCCATTCAAGAACGTACAGGTTTAGAATATGCCTCTCGTACAGAAGGCGTAATGCACGCTTGTGGTCATGATATTCACACTACTGTCGGGTTGGGAACAGCAATGGTGCTATCTCAAATGGCTGAGGAATTGGGTGGTAAAGTACGGTTTTTATTTCAGGCAGCAGAAGAAATTGCCCAAGGAGCAAGCTGGATGGTAAAAGATGGGGCAATGGAAAAAGTCTCTGCGGTCTTAGGGATTCATGTTTTTCCTTCCATCCCAGCAGGTTCTATTGGCGTGCGTTACGGGGCATTAACAGCAGCTGCTGATGATTTAGAGATTATTATTATTGGAGAATCAGGGCATGGAGCGCGTCCTCATGAAGCGGTTGATGCCATTTGGATTGCCTCACAAGTAATTACTGCATTACAGCAAGCAATTAGCCGGACACAGAATCCTTTACGTCCTGTAGTATTGACCATAGGCAAGATTAGTGGTGGTCGAGCGCCAAATGTGATTGCCGATCAAGTACAGTTGTTAGGGACTGTGCGATCGCTCCATCCTGAAACCCGCGCCCAACTGCCAAACTGGATTGAAAATATTGTTGCTAATGTCTGTCATGCCTACGGGGCGCGTTATCAAGTCAATTATCGCCAAGGCGTGCCTAGCGTGCAAAATGATTACACCCTCACGCAATTATTACAATCATCCGCCGAAGAAGCTTGGAGTAGCGATCGCGTCCAAGTTTTACCTGAACCTTCTCTGGGCGCTGAAGATTTCTCTGTTTATTTGGAACATGCCCCAGGCTCGATGTTTCGCTTGGGTGTAGGCTATAAAGATAGAATTATTAACTACCCATTACATCATCCCGAATTTGAAGTTGATGAATCTGCAATTATCACTGGGGTTGTAACAATGGCGTATACGGCTTATAAATTTTGGTTGCAAGAATAA
- a CDS encoding VOC family protein, whose product MILQLTHIRLLVSNFKDCFLFYRDVLGFGIDWGDENSWYAELHTGDSIKLALFRKELMAEAVPSAYQPSGVECHNKVALVFAVDNVDELYQYLKEKNVTIVTQPQNRPAWGLRTVHFRDPDGNLIEFFSNLEAVN is encoded by the coding sequence ATGATACTTCAGTTAACACACATCAGGCTGCTAGTCTCCAACTTTAAAGATTGTTTTCTGTTTTACCGCGATGTGCTGGGATTTGGTATTGATTGGGGCGACGAAAATAGCTGGTATGCCGAGTTGCACACCGGAGATAGTATCAAGCTAGCTTTATTTAGAAAAGAGTTAATGGCTGAAGCAGTTCCCAGCGCTTATCAACCTTCAGGTGTTGAATGTCATAACAAAGTAGCCTTAGTTTTTGCAGTAGATAACGTGGATGAACTGTATCAGTATCTTAAAGAAAAGAATGTGACAATTGTCACTCAACCTCAAAATCGCCCAGCATGGGGATTGAGAACAGTGCATTTCCGAGATCCTGATGGTAATTTAATTGAATTTTTCAGTAATCTGGAAGCTGTAAATTAA
- a CDS encoding tRNA-(ms[2]io[6]A)-hydroxylase codes for MLTSVLPTINALKQPTSDAWVKQAIANLDIILLDHSHCERKAAGVALNLMFRYPSNTKMVRELTAIAREELEHFELVNQWLERRNIPLAPLPPPPYGAGLRAAVRPQEPHRFLDSLLVTGLIEARSHERLGLLATHCPEPELTKFYRGLMASEARHFGTYWVLADTYFDREVVIQRLDELATVESELLVNLYSEPRIHS; via the coding sequence GTGCTTACTTCTGTATTACCCACAATTAACGCCCTGAAACAACCTACTAGCGATGCTTGGGTAAAACAGGCGATCGCAAATTTAGATATCATCTTACTTGACCATTCTCACTGTGAACGCAAAGCCGCAGGTGTGGCGTTAAATTTGATGTTTCGCTATCCTTCCAATACTAAGATGGTTCGGGAGTTAACTGCGATCGCTCGCGAAGAACTAGAACACTTTGAACTAGTTAATCAGTGGCTAGAACGCCGCAATATCCCTCTTGCACCTTTACCACCGCCTCCCTACGGCGCTGGTTTAAGAGCTGCTGTGCGTCCTCAAGAACCCCATCGCTTTTTAGATTCCTTACTAGTGACTGGTTTAATTGAAGCTCGTAGTCACGAACGCTTAGGACTATTAGCTACACACTGTCCTGAGCCAGAATTAACCAAATTTTATCGGGGTTTGATGGCATCAGAAGCGCGTCACTTTGGTACATACTGGGTTTTAGCAGATACTTACTTTGACAGAGAAGTTGTCATCCAACGACTCGATGAATTGGCTACAGTCGAAAGTGAGTTGCTGGTAAATTTGTATTCAGAGCCGAGAATCCATAGTTAG
- the rppA gene encoding two-component system response regulator RppA, giving the protein MLKSQICNELLNIQFDMRVLLVEDEPDLGAAIKRTLNQQKYLVDWVMDGNEAWAYLENISAQYTVAIFDWMLPGISGLELCKRLRYKGNPLPILMLTAKDKMEDKVAGLDAGADDYLVKPFGMVELLARLRALQRRSPHLQPQQLTVGKLTLDYGKSTVVRKNTTGEQQSILLTNKEFQLLEYFMNHPNQIVTTEQIRNQIWEVNAESSSNVVAAQIRLLRRKLTSNDCPNPIETLHGMGYRLNFSDESK; this is encoded by the coding sequence ATGCTAAAATCACAAATTTGCAATGAACTTTTAAATATCCAGTTTGATATGAGGGTGTTACTAGTTGAAGATGAGCCGGATTTGGGGGCTGCTATTAAGCGTACTTTAAATCAACAAAAGTATTTAGTTGACTGGGTTATGGATGGTAATGAAGCATGGGCTTACTTAGAAAATATTTCAGCGCAATATACAGTAGCGATTTTTGATTGGATGCTTCCAGGAATTAGCGGTTTAGAATTATGTAAAAGACTGCGTTATAAAGGTAATCCTCTTCCTATCCTGATGCTAACTGCTAAAGATAAAATGGAAGATAAAGTTGCCGGACTGGATGCAGGTGCTGATGACTATTTAGTAAAACCCTTCGGCATGGTAGAACTACTGGCACGATTGCGAGCTTTGCAACGTCGTTCTCCACACCTACAACCCCAACAATTAACTGTTGGTAAATTGACTCTAGATTATGGCAAAAGTACAGTTGTCAGAAAAAATACAACAGGTGAACAGCAAAGCATACTATTAACTAATAAAGAGTTCCAATTATTGGAATATTTTATGAACCATCCTAACCAGATTGTTACGACTGAGCAAATTCGTAATCAAATTTGGGAAGTTAATGCGGAATCTAGTAGCAATGTAGTGGCAGCGCAAATACGTTTGTTACGTCGTAAACTTACAAGTAACGACTGTCCTAACCCAATTGAAACTTTGCACGGTATGGGGTATCGTCTTAATTTTTCAGATGAATCAAAATAA
- a CDS encoding pentapeptide repeat-containing protein, producing MKFKIVATVALLACFGFTEQALAFNPQDVEQLKVTNDCPRCDLSGADLTQLNLGGANLRGANLNRAILSQTNLTNADLTSATLEGALLNFANLTGASLTGTNLKSASLENADLSFAGFISANLEAANLKNATLQFTNFRGANFRLTTQTNGTVTSNKPYDWSLERVTLRECNKFKTGEVPGTTCYTK from the coding sequence ATGAAATTCAAGATTGTAGCTACCGTTGCCCTGTTAGCTTGTTTCGGGTTTACAGAGCAAGCTTTGGCATTTAATCCGCAGGACGTGGAGCAGTTGAAGGTGACTAATGACTGTCCTAGGTGCGATTTGAGTGGTGCTGACCTTACTCAACTAAATCTGGGTGGAGCAAATTTGCGTGGGGCTAATTTAAATAGAGCAATCTTATCTCAAACAAATCTGACAAATGCAGATCTTACGAGTGCCACTCTAGAAGGTGCGTTGCTCAATTTTGCTAATTTAACTGGTGCTTCCTTAACAGGCACAAATTTAAAATCAGCTTCCCTAGAAAATGCCGACCTGTCTTTTGCCGGTTTTATCAGTGCCAATTTAGAAGCAGCTAACTTAAAAAATGCCACATTGCAGTTCACTAATTTCCGGGGAGCTAACTTTCGGTTGACAACTCAAACTAACGGCACAGTCACTTCCAATAAACCTTATGACTGGTCGTTAGAGCGTGTAACTCTGCGAGAGTGTAATAAGTTCAAAACTGGAGAGGTTCCAGGCACAACTTGCTACACTAAATAA
- a CDS encoding Uma2 family endonuclease: MTVARELDTQESICQDVIFPPGDLYSDEPPLETELHLEQIMLLLKCLKWLWRDRNDFYAAGNLTIYYSPRQLKSEYFRGPDFFVVLGTQRKTRKSWVVWEEDGKYPNFILEILSQSTANTDKDLKKQIYQDTFRTPDYFWFDPFTQEFAGFHLVDGEYQPLQMNEQGHLWSHQLGLHLGIYDGLLRFFTADGQLVPTPEETAERLAAKLRELNIDPDTV; the protein is encoded by the coding sequence ATGACCGTTGCTAGAGAGTTAGATACTCAAGAAAGCATCTGCCAAGATGTTATATTTCCCCCTGGTGACTTATATAGTGATGAGCCTCCATTGGAAACAGAACTGCATCTAGAGCAAATCATGCTCTTACTCAAATGCTTAAAATGGTTGTGGCGAGATAGAAATGATTTCTATGCAGCTGGGAACCTGACTATTTACTATAGTCCACGCCAACTCAAATCAGAATACTTCCGGGGACCAGACTTTTTTGTAGTGTTAGGAACTCAACGCAAAACCCGCAAAAGTTGGGTAGTCTGGGAAGAAGATGGCAAATATCCCAACTTCATTTTAGAAATTCTCTCCCAATCAACAGCAAATACAGACAAAGATTTAAAAAAACAAATTTATCAAGATACTTTCCGTACTCCTGATTATTTTTGGTTTGACCCTTTCACACAAGAGTTTGCAGGATTTCATTTAGTAGATGGAGAATATCAACCTCTGCAAATGAATGAACAAGGACATTTGTGGAGTCATCAGTTAGGGTTACATCTAGGAATTTATGATGGACTATTGAGGTTTTTTACAGCAGATGGGCAATTAGTACCCACACCTGAAGAAACGGCAGAACGTTTAGCAGCCAAACTGCGAGAATTAAATATCGACCCAGATACAGTTTAA